One segment of Thermincola ferriacetica DNA contains the following:
- a CDS encoding type II toxin-antitoxin system RelB/DinJ family antitoxin, giving the protein MAKSSNIYIRVEPDLKEQAEKVFNELGISMSNAVGLFLKQVVINQAIPFELKLAPAKIKSVDTLTEAEFHAEIEKGYADYLANKGRPVKEVFSDIRKGLNV; this is encoded by the coding sequence ATGGCTAAATCTTCAAATATCTATATTCGTGTCGAACCTGATTTGAAAGAACAAGCTGAAAAAGTATTTAACGAATTAGGAATTTCAATGTCTAATGCAGTAGGACTTTTTTTAAAGCAGGTAGTTATTAATCAAGCAATTCCGTTTGAGCTAAAACTAGCACCGGCAAAAATTAAGTCTGTTGATACTTTGACTGAAGCAGAGTTTCATGCTGAAATAGAGAAAGGGTACGCAGATTATTTGGCAAATAAAGGACGTCCCGTAAAAGAAGTTTTTTCCGACATTCGAAAAGGACTTAATGTATGA